The following are encoded in a window of Dysidea avara chromosome 4, odDysAvar1.4, whole genome shotgun sequence genomic DNA:
- the LOC136253297 gene encoding uncharacterized protein, with translation MSLHNFSLQFVSKLGGIPVEDAVKLVTDIPLRLRYDRAFSEIKVLEDHGDYKTIYWYIPLPSLISDRDLVQHVKVLTDEPTRTSYVVALPATHPGAPEKPRVIRAETQISVSILQPDKDDPASSVITTITHTDLKGLLPDFVINHGVMKLGDDWRKSVTTFYHDVYLKEKQ, from the exons ATGTCATTACATAATTTTTCTTTGCAGTTTGTAAGCAAACTGGGTGGAATCCCTGTGGAAGATG CTGTGAAGTTGGTGACGGATATTCCATTGAGGTTGCGTTACGACAGAGCATTTTCAGAAATCAAAGTCTTGGAGGATCATGGAGATTATAAGACTATATACTG GTATATTCCTCTACCATCTCTAATTTCAGACAGGGATCTGGTTCAACATGTCAAGGTGCTTACTGATGAGCCAACTAGGACGTCATACGTTGTAGCTCTACCTGCCACACACCCTGGTGCCCCAGAGAAACCAAGAGTGATACGTGCTGAGACACAAATCTCTGTTTCCATCTTACAACCAGACAAGGATGATCCTGCTTCTTCTGTTATTACTACAATAACGCACACAGACTTGAAGGGCCTACTTCCAGATTTTGTTATCAACCACGGAGTAATGAAACTCGGGGATGACTGGAGAAAGTCAGTGACAACATTTTACCATGATGTTTATTTGAAAGAGAAGCAGTGA